One Gemmatimonadota bacterium genomic window, CGGCGTGAGGCTCCCGAGCAGGTAGTACCCGCCGTCGACACTCGGTCCGAGTACCGTGGTTCCGCCCGCCAGGGCACTGCCCGCTTCCACCAACAGTTCTGTCGTAATGCCGCGGCAATCTCCGCCCAGGAGTATCAGGGGCCTTCCGTTGGGAACATCGTGGGCGGTCGCCGAGCCAGTCCCGAAACTCTCTTGAGATCGACCCGAAGCGGATCATCGATGAGATCAGGACGATGGACGATCAACTCGTCGTGGCGGCCCAGACCCCCAAGATCCTGGCGGGCCTCCTGTCGGCGTTTGCGCTCGTGGCCCCGATTCTCGTGGCGGTCGGGCGGTACGGAATCTTGAGCGGTTACGTCAACAACCGGGTCGCTGAAATCGGGGTCGGGGCCGGGATCGGCCTGTCCCTGCTGTTCGGGACGGTGTTGGCCAAGTTTCCCGCCAGCCTGCGGACCAACGAGCCGGTGCTGTTAGCCTTGGTGGCGCTGGGGTTCCTCTCGATTGCCGTCATCCCGTGTGTGATTCCGGCTTGGCGCGCGTCCCGCGTCGACCCGGCCACGGTCCTGCGGCACGAATAGCGGCGCTGGTCTCAGCCTGCGGCGAGAAGTTCTTCAACCAGCACTGCATTGCGGTCAGCCGCGCCCTGCTCGTTGGTCACGAGTTCAAGGCCGCGGGCGCCGGCGGCGGGGCCGACCGTCGAATCGGCCCAGTCGGTCCAGGTATCGGCCAGCTGTCCGGCGGCGTCGGGGCCCGAGATGGTCCGAGCCCCGCCGGCCTCGAGCAGCAGACCGGCCTCCCGGCTCGACTGCCATCGAGGACCGACGATGACCGGCACGCCGGCTGCTGCCGGCTCGAGGACGGAGTGCAGGCCCGCCGATCCGAATCCCCCACCGACATAGGCAATCCGGGCTCCGGCGTAGATCGTGGCCAAGAGTCCCACCTGATCGACGATGATGACATCCGGAACCGCTTGCCCCAGTTCGCTTAACCGCCCGGACGGCCACCCGGTCAGCCGGACGGCCGTGGTCAGCGAGTCGAGATGGGTCAGCTCATGGGGCACCAGAATCAGCCGGGCGTTGGGGACCCGGGCTCGGACCCGGCGGTAGGCGTCGAGAATGAGGTGCTCGTCGGCGGGCCAGGTCGAGCCGGCCACCAGGGTCGGGGCGCCGGCCGTTAGGCGGCGGAGGGGATCGTCCGGGGCGATGGCCCGCACCCGTTCGGCGGCGCTATCGAACCTGGGGTCCCCGGTGATGGTGATCCGGGCGGGGTCGGCGCCGAGGTGAATCAGGCGCTCGGCGTCGGGGGCGGCCACGGCGCCGATCCGGTCGAGGGCTTGATAGCCGGGCCGGGTGAGCCATCGGGCGATCGGGTGGCCTCGGCGGCTCACGGCGCTGACGGTGCCCGCGATCATTCCGAGTTTGACCCCCCGGGCGGAGGCGCCGGTGGCAAATTCTGGCCAGAGATCGAGTTTGGTAAAAATGAGGGCGGCGGGTGCCAGCACATCGAGCATTTGGCGGACGTTCGAGCGGGTGTCGTAGGGCAGGTACCCGGCGGAGTCGACCGGTTGGCGGCCGGCGAGTCGTTCCGCCGAGGGGCTGAAGAAACTGTAGACGATTTGCCAGGAGGGGTTCCGGCGCCGGAGCCGGTCGAGCACCGCGTTGGCCTGGAGGCCTTCACCGACGGAGGGCGCGTGGATCCAGACCAGCGGGCGCGAGGGGTCGCGGTGCGCGGCGGCCCATCGACGCCAGTGCTCGAGCGCGGCCCGCCGGGCCCGATCGCCGAGCGCGAGCTTCGAGGATCCTCGGGCCACCACGGGGAGGAGCGCGGTGGCCAACTCGGCCACGGTTCGATAGGCCATCGAGGTGTGGGACACGACCCAATTTAGCGGGGGCTTGTGTTTAGCGAGCGAGTTTCCCAATTTAGAGACGCCCCTACGGCAGGTATGTTCCACCCCAGGCTCAAGGAGGTGATCCATTGTCTAGTGAGATACGTCGTTCGAGCTCGAGCAGGGCAAGCGGTCGCCAGGTGATCGCGTAGGCTTCTCGAGAATTCGATCGGACGTCAGGAACCTACGGTCCCAGACGCATCGTCTCGAGCTCGAAGGACTTTCATGGTCGCGCCGCCTACCCGTTTCGGGTAGACGGCGCGACGCACTTCTGGGGGCGTTATCCGGTTACGTCATCGACTGATCCCGTTGGCGGTCCTGCCCCTGATGGCGGCGGGCCCGGATCCGTCCGCCAAGATCCTCTTAGCGCTGGCGGTGATTTACATCGCGGCCTTAGCCATGGGCGAACTGGCGGTGCGGCTCGGGCAGCCGTCGGTCCTCGGCGAACTGTTGGCCGGCGTTATCCTGGGCAACCTGCCCCTGCTCGGTGTCGAGGTGTTTCGGTTCATTCCCGACGATCCCGGCGTTGACCTGCTGGCCAGGATCGGGGTCCTGATTTTGTTGTTCGAGGTGGGCGTCGAGTCGACGGTTAGGCAAATGCTGTCGGTCGGGGCCCGGGCGTTACTCGTGGCCGTCGTCGGGGTCGCGGCACCTTTCTTCCTTGGGTTCGGTGCCGGGATGTGGCTCATTCCGGAATCGGGCCCCTACGTGCATGCCTTCATCGGGGCCACGCTGTCGGCGACAAGTGTTGGGATCACGGCCCGGGTGCTCAAGGACCTTGGGAAGTCGAACACCCCGGAGGCCCGGGTCATTCTCGGCGCCGCGGTGATCGACGATGTCCTCGGTCTGGTCATTCTGGCGGTGGTGAGCGGGGTCATCGTCGCGGCGAACTCGGGCGCGGCCATGAGCTACGGAGCGATGGGAGGGATCGTCGGCAAGTCGGTCGGGTTCCTGTTGGCCGCGGTGGTGGTCGGTGTCTGGCTGGCGCCTCGGTTGATCGCGTGGTCGGCCACGTTTCGGACCAAAGGCGCCGCACTCGGCGTGAGTCTCGCGCTCTGTTTCATCACGGCGTTCCTAGCATACCAGATCGGCTTGGCGGCGATCATCGGCGCCTTCGCGGCCGGCTTGGTGCTCGAATCCGGGCACTATCGCGCGTTCACCGACCGGGGTGACCATTCGATCGAGAATCTTCTCCATCCGCTGATTCAGGCCTTCGTTCCGGTGTTCTTCGTGGTGATGGGGATGCGGACCGACCTCCGGGCGTTTGCCGATCTCGGAGTGTTGGGCCTTGCCGGGGTATTGGCCGTGGTGGCGGTCGGGAGCAAATTGGCGGCGGGTCTGGGCGCCGGCGCCGGGATGAACCGGTTGGCGGTGGGTGTCGGGATGGTGCCCCGAGGCGAGGTCGGTCTCATTTTCGCGAATATCGGCCTCGGGCTGACGATCGGCGGGGCGGCGGTCATTACGCCGACCCTGTATTCCGCGATCGTCGTGATGGTCATCGTGACGACGATGGCCACGCCCCCGGCCCTCAAATGGGCCTTCGGGCGGCGGGCTGAATCTTGAGCGCCGTTCCCCCGTACTGAGCGGTCCATGGCAGCCACCTCCTATTGGGCCAAGACCCGCGCCCCGCGTCACAGCCTGACTTTCGCGCTTCCGCTGCTGTTGCTGTATGAGGCCCTGGCGTTTCTCCTCTCGGGGGACGCGATGGCGGGGGTGCGGAACGGCGCCGACGTGCTCCTCAAGAGTGCCTTTATGGCGTTAGGGGGCCGGAGCGGGCTCACGGTGTTCGGGGTGCTGCTGTTCGGGGTGGGGGCGGGGCTGGTGCTTCGGGACCGAAAACGAAACGGTCCGATCGAGGGTCGCCTGTTCGTTGGCATGTTGGCCGAATCGCTGGTCTACGCGTTCGTCTTGGGCGGGCTGGCCAGCACGATCACGTCGCTGCTCTTGGGCCGCTTGGGCTTTGGGCTCGCCGCGGGTGGCTTAAGACAGTTCGGATTTCCGACGCAGATCATGATTTCGCTTGGCGCGGGCCTGTATGAGGAGTTGGTGTTCCGGGTGCTTTTGGTGTCGGGGCTGGCGGCGGCAGGCCGGACCCTTCTCGGGTGGAAGCCCGCGGTCAGTGCCGTGGTGGCCACGATCATCGGCGCCATCATCTTCTCGGGGTTCCACTATATCGGTCCGTACGGTGACCCCTTCCAGCTTGACTCATTCACCTTCCGGGCGGTGGCGGGCCTGATCTTCAGCGGACTTTACCTATCGCGGGGGTTCGGAATTGCCGCTTGGAGTCACGCCCTCTATGACGTGATCCTCGCGGTCATGACCTGAGCCTCCGATCGGGTCGTGGCTTACTTGGCTGGCGGCGGCCCGGTCACACTCCACACCTCATCCGCGAAGGCCGCGGCCCAGGCAGGGTGGGTCTGCTGGATCTGATCGAGGCGATGGTCGAGAGCCCGGTAGACGAGCAGGTGCTGCTCCAGGGAACAGCGCCATTGCTCGAGGGTAATCCCACCCCGGGCCAGCGCTCGGTTGAGCGGCCGGGTTTCAGCGTGTCGATGGGCTTCGGTGGTCGACTCACGGGGAAAGAGGGCGGTTGAGGTCATCGGGCGGCCAGGACGATGCTGGTTCCGGCGGCCAGCCACACGAGACATTTGGCGAGGAAGAAGACGAATGCCACGACGGCAATTCGTTTATTGGTAGTCTTGGGCATGATGCCTGTTAAATAACAATGACTCTCATTTCCTTCTGTAAATTATGGATCGTCTTCATGAAACGCGAGGCGATTATCGACAGTCCCTGGAGCGGAACGCGAGGGCCGCCTGAGGGCGGATCGCCTTGAGTTTCTCGGCGAGGACCTGGATCACGGGTCCATCCCGCTGGATCCGGCCGAGGATCAAGAGGAATGGGGCTCGGC contains:
- a CDS encoding cation:proton antiporter: MAAGPDPSAKILLALAVIYIAALAMGELAVRLGQPSVLGELLAGVILGNLPLLGVEVFRFIPDDPGVDLLARIGVLILLFEVGVESTVRQMLSVGARALLVAVVGVAAPFFLGFGAGMWLIPESGPYVHAFIGATLSATSVGITARVLKDLGKSNTPEARVILGAAVIDDVLGLVILAVVSGVIVAANSGAAMSYGAMGGIVGKSVGFLLAAVVVGVWLAPRLIAWSATFRTKGAALGVSLALCFITAFLAYQIGLAAIIGAFAAGLVLESGHYRAFTDRGDHSIENLLHPLIQAFVPVFFVVMGMRTDLRAFADLGVLGLAGVLAVVAVGSKLAAGLGAGAGMNRLAVGVGMVPRGEVGLIFANIGLGLTIGGAAVITPTLYSAIVVMVIVTTMATPPALKWAFGRRAES
- a CDS encoding CPBP family intramembrane metalloprotease; this translates as MAATSYWAKTRAPRHSLTFALPLLLLYEALAFLLSGDAMAGVRNGADVLLKSAFMALGGRSGLTVFGVLLFGVGAGLVLRDRKRNGPIEGRLFVGMLAESLVYAFVLGGLASTITSLLLGRLGFGLAAGGLRQFGFPTQIMISLGAGLYEELVFRVLLVSGLAAAGRTLLGWKPAVSAVVATIIGAIIFSGFHYIGPYGDPFQLDSFTFRAVAGLIFSGLYLSRGFGIAAWSHALYDVILAVMT